One window of Bacillus alkalicellulosilyticus genomic DNA carries:
- a CDS encoding GbsR/MarR family transcriptional regulator, with the protein MTMGHLNENVQLEKARNRFTQEISKNMDLYGIHQSIGRLYGTVFFSEEPMTLDEMSKELGMSKTSMSTGIRALSDANMVERVWQKGVRKDLYQAEEDWYKSFSAVFVNRWRVAVDENLKAVEQLRKTLQDIENQTTDETIKQRISVDLEKAEKADKYYQWLGEVINLFENGEIYKIVPKK; encoded by the coding sequence ATGACGATGGGGCACCTAAATGAAAATGTACAGTTAGAAAAAGCTCGTAATCGGTTTACCCAAGAGATATCAAAGAATATGGATTTATACGGCATTCATCAATCGATCGGGAGACTTTATGGTACCGTTTTTTTTTCAGAGGAGCCGATGACACTTGATGAGATGAGCAAAGAATTAGGAATGAGTAAAACAAGTATGAGTACTGGAATAAGAGCTTTGTCAGATGCCAATATGGTAGAGAGAGTTTGGCAAAAAGGTGTTCGCAAAGATTTATATCAAGCAGAAGAAGATTGGTATAAATCATTTTCTGCCGTATTTGTAAATCGCTGGAGAGTGGCTGTAGATGAAAATCTAAAAGCGGTTGAGCAACTAAGGAAAACGCTTCAAGATATCGAAAACCAAACAACGGATGAAACAATAAAACAACGCATTAGTGTCGATTTGGAAAAAGCAGAAAAAGCGGATAAGTATTACCAATGGCTAGGTGAAGTGATTAACTTATTTGAAAACGGAGAAATTTATAAAATTGTTCCGAAAAAATAA
- a CDS encoding 50S ribosomal protein L11 methyltransferase has translation MLHEYKLLISYEEIEEIIEKLLLVDISNTYYEEPIEVKKTDNGYGYSIGGKKDVELYIYGDPEEVPNLPQLYFDKIEKSLQLPRSAISYRLIDEQWNMTFEDVSINEEWVIQYQGSTQSYDDKKVLLFDPQGAFGTGLHATTQDCVRMIVDEDFSNFSVLDLGTGSGILSIAASIRGAKSVCAIDIQPVTREIIHNCQLNDINNVTVVEADLFADYSINESYDWIFINIGAEETVLLCQQHQLMSKGDAFIVSGIVDWNEQKVVSYFIQNGYTIKKRAQQEEWVTLMFLK, from the coding sequence ATGTTACATGAATATAAATTGCTCATATCTTATGAAGAAATAGAAGAAATAATTGAAAAGTTGTTGCTAGTTGACATAAGCAATACGTACTATGAGGAACCAATTGAGGTGAAAAAAACAGATAATGGCTACGGGTATTCTATTGGGGGAAAAAAGGACGTTGAACTTTATATATATGGTGACCCAGAGGAAGTGCCAAATTTACCTCAACTGTATTTTGATAAAATAGAAAAAAGCCTGCAACTTCCCCGTTCTGCGATTAGTTATCGTCTAATTGATGAGCAGTGGAATATGACTTTTGAAGATGTTTCTATTAATGAGGAATGGGTTATTCAATATCAGGGTTCAACGCAGAGCTATGACGATAAAAAGGTACTATTGTTTGACCCACAAGGCGCATTCGGGACGGGATTGCATGCAACGACGCAAGATTGTGTTCGAATGATTGTTGATGAAGATTTTTCAAACTTTTCGGTTTTAGATTTAGGCACTGGTTCTGGAATTTTATCGATCGCAGCTTCTATTCGCGGTGCTAAATCCGTATGTGCGATAGATATTCAACCAGTTACCAGAGAAATTATTCATAACTGTCAATTGAACGACATTAATAATGTGACTGTTGTGGAAGCTGATTTATTTGCGGATTATTCGATTAATGAAAGCTATGATTGGATTTTTATTAACATTGGAGCAGAGGAAACTGTATTATTATGCCAGCAGCATCAATTAATGTCAAAAGGCGATGCTTTCATCGTCTCAGGGATCGTTGACTGGAATGAACAAAAAGTAGTCTCTTATTTTATCCAAAACGGATATACAATAAAAAAACGCGCTCAACAAGAAGAATGGGTTACATTGATGTTTTTAAAATAG
- the pxpB gene encoding 5-oxoprolinase subunit PxpB — MNKRMDPLGENAVRLCFGTTISLNTHKRIRSFCALLQENKPKAVVEWVPAYTSVTVYYEPRDSTYHDICLVLGLLYEKANITSHSSVRLVTIPVCYGGEFGEDLQTVANHNGLSIQQVIEYHSSRLYVVFMLGFSPGFPYLGGMDERIATPRLASPRLKVAKGSVGIAGQQTGIYSLSTPGGWQIIGRTPLSLFDINNERPVLLEAGDIVQFRSITSEEYETIYSSIQTNTYKLEIRVVEEDDDVITSRLKL, encoded by the coding sequence GTGAATAAAAGAATGGATCCTTTAGGAGAAAACGCAGTCCGATTGTGTTTTGGAACTACGATTTCACTTAATACCCATAAAAGAATTCGGAGTTTTTGTGCGTTACTTCAAGAAAATAAACCGAAAGCAGTAGTCGAATGGGTTCCTGCATACACATCTGTGACCGTTTACTATGAACCTCGTGACAGTACATATCACGACATATGTCTCGTACTCGGTCTATTATATGAAAAAGCAAATATTACCTCTCATTCTTCTGTTAGACTCGTAACCATTCCCGTTTGCTACGGAGGAGAATTTGGGGAAGATTTACAAACTGTCGCAAACCATAATGGTCTCTCAATACAACAGGTTATCGAATATCATTCATCTCGGTTATATGTAGTTTTTATGCTAGGGTTTTCACCAGGTTTTCCTTATTTGGGCGGGATGGATGAAAGAATTGCGACACCAAGATTAGCGAGTCCTCGGCTCAAAGTAGCAAAAGGTTCTGTTGGAATTGCTGGACAACAAACGGGTATCTACTCACTTTCTACTCCGGGCGGGTGGCAAATTATTGGTCGAACACCGTTATCATTATTTGATATAAACAATGAAAGACCTGTATTGCTAGAGGCGGGAGATATAGTACAGTTCCGTTCGATTACATCTGAAGAATATGAAACGATATATAGCTCCATTCAAACTAATACATATAAACTTGAAATACGTGTAGTAGAGGAGGATGACGATGTCATTACGAGTCGACTTAAATTGTGA
- a CDS encoding 5-oxoprolinase subunit PxpA, whose protein sequence is MSLRVDLNCDLGESFGVYRFGTDHLLLKEITSANIACGYHAGDHNVMYQTIQLAKENNVSIGAHPGYQDLIGFGRRVIEIDPLEIYNLIIYQIGALMGFAQVHEVTVTHVKPHGALYNVAATNESVANAIVNAVYDLNPELILYGLAGSKLIHAGRTKGLKVAEEVFADRTYQADGTLTKRTLPNAMIEDVNRAVEQVIHMVKTGTCVAVDGTSFPINADTVCVHGDSPHALTFVTQLKERLSQHNISIKSIGQDV, encoded by the coding sequence ATGTCATTACGAGTCGACTTAAATTGTGATTTAGGAGAAAGTTTTGGTGTGTATCGATTTGGAACAGACCATCTCCTGTTAAAAGAAATAACCTCGGCCAACATTGCTTGTGGCTATCATGCAGGTGACCATAATGTGATGTATCAAACCATTCAGTTGGCTAAAGAAAATAATGTCTCAATTGGAGCACATCCAGGTTACCAAGATTTAATAGGGTTTGGTCGAAGGGTAATTGAAATTGACCCGCTAGAAATCTATAACCTTATCATCTATCAAATCGGTGCATTGATGGGGTTCGCCCAAGTACATGAAGTTACTGTGACCCATGTCAAACCACATGGAGCTTTATATAATGTAGCTGCAACGAATGAATCCGTTGCCAATGCCATTGTAAACGCAGTTTATGATTTAAATCCAGAGCTTATTTTATATGGTTTAGCAGGAAGTAAATTAATACATGCAGGTAGAACTAAGGGATTAAAGGTTGCGGAAGAAGTATTTGCAGACAGAACATATCAAGCAGATGGAACGCTAACAAAAAGAACACTCCCAAATGCCATGATAGAAGATGTTAATAGGGCTGTAGAACAGGTAATTCACATGGTTAAAACGGGAACATGTGTAGCGGTAGACGGTACGAGTTTCCCAATTAATGCAGATACGGTATGTGTACACGGTGATTCACCTCATGCGCTCACATTTGTTACACAGTTAAAGGAACGTTTATCTCAGCATAATATTTCGATTAAATCTATTGGACAAGACGTATGA
- a CDS encoding biotin-dependent carboxyltransferase family protein — MTRTEKAVARIKKPGLYTTVQDGGRVGFQKSGIVVSGAMDTYAYRMSNLLVGNVSYEAVLEVTLMGPTIEIVEDAVLSICGGNLSPTLDGQPIEMWKAFRVKKNQTLSFGKPQSGARAYIAFQGGLSLPNVLGSYSTYEKATIGGVEGRALQKGDVLYQIPTQTSIRLRKCSNSLIPTYKKKSRIRVIAGPDEDRFTSSGRQTFWEHEYEVSVQSDRMGYRLVGPKIEHQTSANILSDAVTFGTIQVPDDGYPIIMMADRQTTGGYTRIGTIISVDLPYVAQMKQGDVLQFEQVSVETAQQLYLQRESVLKTLAFF; from the coding sequence ATGACAAGAACAGAAAAAGCAGTTGCGCGAATAAAAAAACCTGGACTTTATACGACAGTACAGGATGGTGGGCGAGTCGGTTTTCAAAAAAGTGGGATTGTGGTGTCAGGTGCAATGGATACGTACGCTTACCGGATGAGTAACTTGCTAGTAGGGAACGTATCTTATGAAGCTGTGCTTGAAGTCACTTTAATGGGGCCGACAATAGAAATTGTGGAGGATGCTGTTCTTTCGATATGCGGTGGCAACTTAAGTCCAACGCTTGACGGACAACCGATAGAAATGTGGAAGGCGTTTCGGGTCAAAAAAAATCAAACTCTATCTTTTGGTAAGCCGCAATCTGGAGCGAGAGCATACATTGCATTTCAAGGAGGTCTTTCACTTCCTAACGTGTTAGGTAGTTACTCCACTTATGAGAAAGCAACTATAGGAGGAGTGGAGGGTAGAGCGCTTCAAAAAGGGGATGTTCTTTATCAAATACCAACACAAACATCAATCCGACTAAGGAAATGCTCCAATAGCTTAATTCCTACATACAAAAAGAAGAGCAGAATCCGAGTCATTGCTGGACCTGATGAGGACAGATTTACGTCTTCTGGACGACAAACGTTTTGGGAACATGAATATGAAGTGTCCGTTCAATCCGACCGGATGGGTTATCGATTAGTAGGACCAAAAATAGAACATCAAACGTCCGCTAACATTTTATCTGATGCTGTCACATTTGGAACAATTCAAGTCCCTGATGATGGCTATCCGATTATTATGATGGCTGACAGGCAAACGACTGGGGGCTATACAAGAATTGGAACCATCATTTCTGTAGATTTGCCCTATGTTGCGCAAATGAAACAAGGTGATGTTCTTCAATTTGAACAGGTCAGTGTTGAAACAGCTCAACAATTATATTTGCAAAGAGAGTCTGTGTTGAAAACTCTCGCTTTTTTCTAG
- a CDS encoding RNA polymerase sigma factor, giving the protein MQDEELLDRARSGDEDAFQTLIREHYVTVEKFAYQLGVRHEDVGDVTQEVFIKVYRFIEKHTRGKFTTWLYQITLNVVRDMYRKKKRLERNKQEWSKNHPFVEENKPLLDADNAFLHEAIVMLDEKYKVPLVLHYFHDLSYSEIADVLNTNEGTIKTRISRAKQKLKVLLQKDGVVNE; this is encoded by the coding sequence ATGCAGGATGAAGAACTCCTCGACCGTGCACGAAGTGGGGATGAAGATGCATTTCAAACCTTAATTCGAGAGCATTATGTAACTGTTGAAAAATTTGCTTATCAACTTGGGGTAAGGCATGAAGATGTTGGAGATGTCACCCAAGAAGTTTTTATAAAAGTATATCGGTTTATTGAAAAGCATACGCGAGGCAAGTTTACAACGTGGTTATATCAAATTACGTTGAATGTCGTTAGAGATATGTATCGGAAAAAGAAACGACTCGAGCGAAATAAACAAGAATGGTCAAAGAATCATCCATTTGTGGAAGAAAACAAACCACTGTTGGATGCTGATAATGCCTTTTTACATGAAGCGATTGTTATGTTAGATGAAAAATATAAAGTCCCGCTAGTGTTACATTACTTTCACGACTTGAGTTATTCAGAAATTGCTGATGTACTGAATACAAATGAAGGAACGATTAAAACAAGGATTTCAAGAGCAAAGCAAAAACTAAAGGTATTGCTACAGAAGGATGGTGTTGTAAATGAGTGA